A section of the Triplophysa dalaica isolate WHDGS20190420 chromosome 8, ASM1584641v1, whole genome shotgun sequence genome encodes:
- the med14 gene encoding mediator of RNA polymerase II transcription subunit 14 isoform X2 — protein MAPVQIGSDGQLVPAGGPTSAPQPPLGAPATQGVRLSLLIEFLLQRTYHEITLLAELLPRKTDMERKIEIVQFASRTRQLFVRLLGLVKWASNAGKVEKCAMISSFLDQQAYLFVDAADRLASLARDALVHARLPSFAIPFAIDVLTTGSYPRLPTCIRDKIIPPDPITKVEKQTTLNQLNQILRHRLVTTDLPPQLANLTVANGRVKFRVEGEFEATLTVMGDDPDIPWRLLKLEILVEDKETGDGRSLVHSMQINYIHELVQSRLFGDDKPLQDMYNCLHSFCLSLQLEVLHSQTLMLVRERWGDLVQVERYLPAKYLTLSVWNQQVLGRKTGTASVHKVTIRIDETDGSKPLQISHEPPLPACDSKLMERAMKIDHLSVEKLLIDSVHARSHQKLQELKAILKTRNPNDNSFIETALPTLVIPILEPCGRSECLHIFVDLHSGMFQPMLYGVDQSLIDEIEKSINDDMKRIITWLQQLKFWLGEQRCRQSVKHLPTLCTDTLHLSNLTDHPVGNLSKHRLFIKLTRLPQYYIVVEMFDMASNPTELQYKYYFLSVSQVEGEDGLPCALLLQQFKPNLEELVQDISSGRIARPGAKRKLSGEQNAVEPKKPKRSGEMCAFNKELAHLVAMCDTNMPLIGLRCELSNTEIPHQGVQVEGDGCSHAIRILKIPPCKAVGEETRKALERTLLDCTFRLQGRNNRTWVAELIFASCPLNGTSNKEQASMRHVYLTYESPLSEPVGGRKVVEMFLNDWNSISKLYECVLEFSRSLTEMPSYLSLFSEIRLYNYRKLVLCYGNTKGSSVTIQWNSVTQRYHLSLGTVGPNSGCSNCHNIILHQLQEMFNKTPNVVQLLQVLSDTQAPLNAINKLPTVPMLGLTQRTNTAYQCFSILPQSPTHIRLAFRNMYCIDIYCRSRGVVAIRDGAYSLFDNTKIVEGFYPAPGLKTFLNMFVDSNQDARRRSVNEDDNPPSPISMEDNFMPHTQTQPPGRGVYPPLTSPPNPYHVPPSPSMMATQSPGTLDPSSPYTMVSASPRVGNWPLSPQVSGPSPGARIPGMSPGNPSLHSPIPDASHSPRAGTSSQGMPTNMPPPRKLPQRSWAASIPTILTHSKLHVLLLPSPMPCPVPGLAGSYLCSPLERFLGSVIMRRHLQRIIQLEPNLTIVNSNEPGVIMFKTEVLKCRVALNPKSYQTLQLKVTPENTGPWSQEELQVLEKFFETRVAGPPFKYNTLNAFTKLLGAPTNILRDCVRIMKLELFPDQATQLNWNVQFCLTIPPSAPPIAPPGTIAVVLKTKMLFFLQLTQRMPGPQEPINIIVPIVYDMATGLTQQADIPRQHSSSGAAALMVSSILRRFNEHHPPRAGECTIFAAVHELMANLTLNPGGRP, from the exons ATGGCCCCGGTTCAGATCGGTTCGGACGGGCAGCTGGTCCCCGCCGGGGGTCCGACATCAGCCCCGCAGCCCCCGCTAGGAGCGCCGGCCACGCAAGGGGTCCGACTGAGCCTCCTGATCGAGTTTCTACTGCAGCGGACCTATCATGAGATCACTCTGCTGGCTGAGCT ACTCCCACGAAAAACAGATATGGAACG AAAAATTGAAATCGTTCAGTTTGCGAGTCGAACGCGGCAGCTTTTCGTTCGTCTGCTTGGTCTTGTGAAATGGGCAAGTAATGCTGGAAAGGTGGAGAAATGTGCg ATGATTTCATCCTTTCTGGATCAACAAGCTTACTTGTTTGTTGATGCGGCTGACCGACTCGCATCACTGGCCAGGGACGCCTTGGTACATGCTCGTTTGCCTAGCTTTGCCATCCCGTTTGCCATTGATGTGCTTACCACTGGTTCTTACCCACGCCTGCCCACATGTATCCGG gACAAAATTATTCCTCCAGACCCTATAACCAAAGTTGAGAAGCAGACTACACTAAATCAACTGAATCAAATCTTGCGGCATCGACTGGTCACAACGGATTTGCCTCCACAGCTGGCCAACTTAACAGTGG CCAACGGACGGGTGAAGTTTCGAGTTGAAGGGGAATTTGAGGCCACACTTACAGTGATGGGAGATGATCCTGATATCCCCTGGAGACTGCTGAAACTGGAGATACTAGTGGAAGACAAGGAGACTGGAG ATGGACGGTCGTTGGTCCACAGTATGCAGATAAATTATATCCATGAGCTGGTACAGTCCAGGCTGTTTGGAGATGACAAGCCTCTTCAGGACATGTACAACTGCCTTC ATTCGTTCTGCCTGTCGCTGCAGCTAGAAGTGCTTCATTCACAGACTCTCATGTTGGTCAGAGAGCGATGGGGTGATCTAGTGCAGGTGGAGCGCTACCTCCCTGCAAAGTACCTCACGCTGTCCGTCTGGAA tCAACAGGTCCTGGGTAGAAAGACTGGCACGGCATCAGTGCACAAGGTCACCATCAGAATCGATGAGACCGATGGTTCCAAGCCTTTACAGATCTCGCATGAGCCTCCCCTGCCGGCATGTGATTCCAAGTTAATGGAAAGGGCCATGAAG atTGATCATCTTTCGGTGGAAAAGCTTTTGATCGATAGTGTTCATGCTCGCTCGCATCAAAAGTTGCAGGAACTCAAAGCCATTCTGAAAACCCGCAACCCCAATGATAACT CATTCATTGAGACTGCCTTACCCACACTGGTCATTCCAATACTCGAGCCCTGTGGCCGATCGGAATGCCTCCATATATTTGTCGATTTACACTCTGGGATGTTTCAGCCGATGCTTTACGGAGTCG ATCAGTCTTTGATAGACGAAATTGAGAAGAGCATCAACGATGACATGAAACGCATCATCACATGGCTACAGCAGCTTAA gtTCTGGCTAGGAGAGCAGAGGTGTCGACAGTCTGTAAAACATCTGCCTACGCTGTGCACAGACACTCTTCATCTGTCGAATTTAACCGATCATCCTGTGGGCAACCTGTCAAAACATCGCCTTTTCATCAAACTCACCCGCCTTCCACAGTACTATATT GTGGTGGAGATGTTTGACATGGCCAGCAATCCGACAGAGCTGCAGTATAAGTATTACTTCCTGTCTGTGAGTCAGGTGGAGGGAGAGGACGGGCTTCCTTGTGCCCTGCTGCTGCAGCAGTTTAAGCCCAACCTGGAGGAACTTGTGCAGGACATTTCCTCTGGTCGAATAGCTCGCCCCGGAGCCAAGAGGAAG TTGTCAGGAGAGCAAAATGCAGTTGAACCGAAGAAACCCAAGAGGTCAGGAGAGATGTGTGCCTTTAATAAAGAACTGGCCCACCTAGTGGCCATGTGTGACACCAATATGCCCCTCATTGGACTCCGTTGTGAG CTGTCCAATACGGAGATTCCTCATCAGGGTGTTCAGGTGGAGGGAGACGGCTGTAGCCATGCCATACgtattttaaa AATTCCACCTTGTAAGGCAGTAGGTGAAGAAACGAGAAAGGCACTAGAGCGCACCCTTCTGGACTGCACCTTCAGATTACAGGGCCGAAATAATCGCACTTGGGTGGCCGAATTAATTTTCGCCAGTTGCCCTCTTAACGGTACATCTAATAAAGAGCAAG CTTCCATGCGGCATGTCTACCTGACGTATGAGAGCCCGCTGTCCGAGCCAGTGGGTGGCAGGAAGGTGGTGGAGATGTTCTTAAATGACTGGAACAGCATAAGTAAACTGTATGAATGTGTGCTGGAATTTTCACGCTCCTTAACCG AAATGCCATCGTATTTAAGCCTGTTCTCAGAGATACGGCTGTATAATTATCGGAAACTGGTCCTGTGTTACGGCAACACAAAAGGGAGCTCG GTTACAATACAGTGGAACTCAGTGACCCAGCGCTATCATCTGTCCCTGGGGACTGTGGGGCCAAATTCAGGATGTAGCAACTGTCACAACATCATTCTTCACCAACTTCAAGAGATGTTCAACAAAACACCCAATGTAGTACAACTTCTACAG GTGCTCTCAGATACTCAAGCTCCTCTGAATGCCATCAACAAGCTACCCACCGTGCCCATGCTGGGCCTCACCCAAAGGACCAACACAGCTTATCAATGCTTCTCCATCCTGCCCCAGTCGCCCACTCATATCCGCCTGGCCTTCCGCAACATGTACTGCATTGACATATATTGCCGTAGCAGAGGTGTGGTGGCCATCCGCGATGGCGCATACAGTCTCTTTGACAACACCAAGATAGTGGAAGGTTTCTATCCTGCCCCTGGACTAAAG ACGTTCTTGAACATGTTTGTGGACAGTAACCAGGATGCCCGCAGACGGTCTGTCAATGAGGACGACAACCCTCCCTCCCCCATAAGCATGGAGGACAACTTCATGCCCCACACACAGACGCAGCCTCCGGGCAGAGGTGTATACCCGCCCCTCACATCTCCCCCCAACCCGTACCACGTTCCTCCCTCGCCTTCCATGATGGCAACACAATCTCCAG GAACTCTTGATCCCAGTTCACCATACACAATGGTGTCTGCTAGCCCAAGGGTTGGCAACTGGCCGTTGTCCCCGCAGGTCTCCGGACCATCCCCTGGGGCACGGATCCCGGGCATGTCACCAGGCAACCCTTCTTTGCACTCACCCATTCCAGATGCATCCCACTCGCCAAGAGCTGGAACCA GTTCCCAGGGCATGCCAACCAATATGCCTCCACCCCGCAAACTACCCCAGCGTTCCTGGGCCGCATCTATTCCAACCATCCTTACCCACAGTAAACTGCATGTGCTGCTTCTGCCTTCACCCATGCCGTGCCCAGTGCCAGGGCTGGCGGGCAGCTACCTCTGCTCACCTTTGGAACGCTTCCTGGGTTCTGTCATCATGAGACGTCACCTACAGAGAATCATCCAATTAGAACCAAAT CTCACTATCGTAAACTCCAACGAACCAGGTGTgatcatgtttaaaacagaagTGCTTAAGTGTAGAGTGGCTTTAAACCCCAAGTCCTACCAGACGCTGCAGCTGAAGGTCACCCCAGAAAACACTGGACCCTGGTCACAAGAGGAACTGCAGGTTCTAGAGAAGTTCTTTGAAACCAGG GTTGCTGGACCACCATTTAAATACAACACACTAAACGCCTTCACAAAGTTGTTGGGGGCTCCTACAAATATACTCCGAGACTGTGTTCGAATTATGAAACTGGAGTTG ttcCCAGACCAGGCTACTCAGCTGAATTGGAATGTGCAGTTTTGTCTGACTATCCCACCCAGCGCTCCTCCCATTGCCCCACCAGGAACCATCGCTGTCGTACTCAAGACCAAAATGCTGTTCTTT CTCCAGTTGACCCAAAGGATGCCAGGACCACAGGAGCCCATCAACATCATAGTGCCCATTGTGTATGATATGGCCACTGGACTGACCCAACAGGCCGATATTCCCCGTCAGCATAGCTCATCTGGGGCCGCGGCCCTGATGGTCAGCTCCATCCTCAGGAGGTTCAATGAGCACCATCCTCCACGAGCAG GAGAGTGCACAATATTTGCAGCGGTTCATGAACTCATGGCTAATCTCACACTGAACCCAGGTGGACGGCCATAA
- the si:ch211-218d20.15 gene encoding uncharacterized protein si:ch211-218d20.15 isoform X1, which yields MAAVSLTDPLCKPCSYNSYFKVEVYVRKPLMPIHLSSDQVGLEMLCLCSQLDLLIRAQVHQEQLKQDTSPEDFPCFQKEGAELIYQMNQCLEHLSEPVLLEDYLDAVGLSTLFPRVEVYIIHGSSVDMLERPPSDEYFPHIGKLNQLLVLSQQLDEDIKHLGSHKYVAHQLSAIYQVLNTIKNILPLCTIRKDIEANFKQLKMALIKEEGSKLEPQLPAQYASWVSDLTRNLISTVLSLSEELTGDLSPVMEFISNISS from the exons ATGGCAGCTGTAAGTCTGACGGATCCGCTTTGCAAACCTTGTTCatacaattcatattttaaag TTGAGGTGTATGTGAGGAAGCCCTTGATGCCCATCCATCTGAGCAGTGATCAGGTGGGGCTGGAGATGCTGTGTCTCTGCAGCCAACTGGACCTTCTGATTAGAGCTCAGGTCCATCAG GAGCAGCTCAAACAAGACACAAGCCCAGAGGACTTTCCTTGTTTTCAAAAGGAAG GGGCTGAATTGATATATCAGATGAATCAGTGTCTTGAGCATCTTTCTGAACCTGTTCTTCTTGAG gattATCTGGATGCTGTAGGATTATCCACCCTGTTTCCTCGAGTGGAAGTTTATATCATACATGGCAGCTCTGTTGACATGTTGGAAAGACCACCATCAGATG AATATTTTCCACACATTGGGAAATTGAACCAGCTCTTGGTACTCAGTCAGCAGTTAGATGAAGACATCAAGCATCTGGGCAGTCATAAATATGTAGCACATCAGCTGTCAGCAATTTAT CAAGTGCTCAACActatcaaaaacattttaccaTTATGCACCATAAGAAAGGATATTGAGGCAAACTTCAAGCAATTGAAGATGGCTCTTATTAAAGAGGAGGGCTCTAAGCTGGAGCCTCAGTTGCCAGCACAGTATGCAAGCTG GGTGTCCGATTTAACACGAAATTTAATATCAACAGTGTTATCACTCTCAGAAGAACTCACAGGAGACCTCAGTCCTGTCATGGAATTCATCTCTAACATTTCTTCATAA
- the med14 gene encoding mediator of RNA polymerase II transcription subunit 14 isoform X1: protein MAPVQIGSDGQLVPAGGPTSAPQPPLGAPATQGVRLSLLIEFLLQRTYHEITLLAELLPRKTDMERKIEIVQFASRTRQLFVRLLGLVKWASNAGKVEKCAMISSFLDQQAYLFVDAADRLASLARDALVHARLPSFAIPFAIDVLTTGSYPRLPTCIRDKIIPPDPITKVEKQTTLNQLNQILRHRLVTTDLPPQLANLTVANGRVKFRVEGEFEATLTVMGDDPDIPWRLLKLEILVEDKETGDGRSLVHSMQINYIHELVQSRLFGDDKPLQDMYNCLHSFCLSLQLEVLHSQTLMLVRERWGDLVQVERYLPAKYLTLSVWNQQVLGRKTGTASVHKVTIRIDETDGSKPLQISHEPPLPACDSKLMERAMKIDHLSVEKLLIDSVHARSHQKLQELKAILKTRNPNDNSFIETALPTLVIPILEPCGRSECLHIFVDLHSGMFQPMLYGVDQSLIDEIEKSINDDMKRIITWLQQLKFWLGEQRCRQSVKHLPTLCTDTLHLSNLTDHPVGNLSKHRLFIKLTRLPQYYIVVEMFDMASNPTELQYKYYFLSVSQVEGEDGLPCALLLQQFKPNLEELVQDISSGRIARPGAKRKLSGEQNAVEPKKPKRSGEMCAFNKELAHLVAMCDTNMPLIGLRCELSNTEIPHQGVQVEGDGCSHAIRILKIPPCKAVGEETRKALERTLLDCTFRLQGRNNRTWVAELIFASCPLNGTSNKEQASMRHVYLTYESPLSEPVGGRKVVEMFLNDWNSISKLYECVLEFSRSLTEMPSYLSLFSEIRLYNYRKLVLCYGNTKGSSVTIQWNSVTQRYHLSLGTVGPNSGCSNCHNIILHQLQEMFNKTPNVVQLLQVLSDTQAPLNAINKLPTVPMLGLTQRTNTAYQCFSILPQSPTHIRLAFRNMYCIDIYCRSRGVVAIRDGAYSLFDNTKIVEGFYPAPGLKTFLNMFVDSNQDARRRSVNEDDNPPSPISMEDNFMPHTQTQPPGRGVYPPLTSPPNPYHVPPSPSMMATQSPGNIHAANSPSGALRAPSPFGPTPSPSSLGISMGQTSNFASPHGTLDPSSPYTMVSASPRVGNWPLSPQVSGPSPGARIPGMSPGNPSLHSPIPDASHSPRAGTSSQGMPTNMPPPRKLPQRSWAASIPTILTHSKLHVLLLPSPMPCPVPGLAGSYLCSPLERFLGSVIMRRHLQRIIQLEPNLTIVNSNEPGVIMFKTEVLKCRVALNPKSYQTLQLKVTPENTGPWSQEELQVLEKFFETRVAGPPFKYNTLNAFTKLLGAPTNILRDCVRIMKLELFPDQATQLNWNVQFCLTIPPSAPPIAPPGTIAVVLKTKMLFFLQLTQRMPGPQEPINIIVPIVYDMATGLTQQADIPRQHSSSGAAALMVSSILRRFNEHHPPRAGECTIFAAVHELMANLTLNPGGRP, encoded by the exons ATGGCCCCGGTTCAGATCGGTTCGGACGGGCAGCTGGTCCCCGCCGGGGGTCCGACATCAGCCCCGCAGCCCCCGCTAGGAGCGCCGGCCACGCAAGGGGTCCGACTGAGCCTCCTGATCGAGTTTCTACTGCAGCGGACCTATCATGAGATCACTCTGCTGGCTGAGCT ACTCCCACGAAAAACAGATATGGAACG AAAAATTGAAATCGTTCAGTTTGCGAGTCGAACGCGGCAGCTTTTCGTTCGTCTGCTTGGTCTTGTGAAATGGGCAAGTAATGCTGGAAAGGTGGAGAAATGTGCg ATGATTTCATCCTTTCTGGATCAACAAGCTTACTTGTTTGTTGATGCGGCTGACCGACTCGCATCACTGGCCAGGGACGCCTTGGTACATGCTCGTTTGCCTAGCTTTGCCATCCCGTTTGCCATTGATGTGCTTACCACTGGTTCTTACCCACGCCTGCCCACATGTATCCGG gACAAAATTATTCCTCCAGACCCTATAACCAAAGTTGAGAAGCAGACTACACTAAATCAACTGAATCAAATCTTGCGGCATCGACTGGTCACAACGGATTTGCCTCCACAGCTGGCCAACTTAACAGTGG CCAACGGACGGGTGAAGTTTCGAGTTGAAGGGGAATTTGAGGCCACACTTACAGTGATGGGAGATGATCCTGATATCCCCTGGAGACTGCTGAAACTGGAGATACTAGTGGAAGACAAGGAGACTGGAG ATGGACGGTCGTTGGTCCACAGTATGCAGATAAATTATATCCATGAGCTGGTACAGTCCAGGCTGTTTGGAGATGACAAGCCTCTTCAGGACATGTACAACTGCCTTC ATTCGTTCTGCCTGTCGCTGCAGCTAGAAGTGCTTCATTCACAGACTCTCATGTTGGTCAGAGAGCGATGGGGTGATCTAGTGCAGGTGGAGCGCTACCTCCCTGCAAAGTACCTCACGCTGTCCGTCTGGAA tCAACAGGTCCTGGGTAGAAAGACTGGCACGGCATCAGTGCACAAGGTCACCATCAGAATCGATGAGACCGATGGTTCCAAGCCTTTACAGATCTCGCATGAGCCTCCCCTGCCGGCATGTGATTCCAAGTTAATGGAAAGGGCCATGAAG atTGATCATCTTTCGGTGGAAAAGCTTTTGATCGATAGTGTTCATGCTCGCTCGCATCAAAAGTTGCAGGAACTCAAAGCCATTCTGAAAACCCGCAACCCCAATGATAACT CATTCATTGAGACTGCCTTACCCACACTGGTCATTCCAATACTCGAGCCCTGTGGCCGATCGGAATGCCTCCATATATTTGTCGATTTACACTCTGGGATGTTTCAGCCGATGCTTTACGGAGTCG ATCAGTCTTTGATAGACGAAATTGAGAAGAGCATCAACGATGACATGAAACGCATCATCACATGGCTACAGCAGCTTAA gtTCTGGCTAGGAGAGCAGAGGTGTCGACAGTCTGTAAAACATCTGCCTACGCTGTGCACAGACACTCTTCATCTGTCGAATTTAACCGATCATCCTGTGGGCAACCTGTCAAAACATCGCCTTTTCATCAAACTCACCCGCCTTCCACAGTACTATATT GTGGTGGAGATGTTTGACATGGCCAGCAATCCGACAGAGCTGCAGTATAAGTATTACTTCCTGTCTGTGAGTCAGGTGGAGGGAGAGGACGGGCTTCCTTGTGCCCTGCTGCTGCAGCAGTTTAAGCCCAACCTGGAGGAACTTGTGCAGGACATTTCCTCTGGTCGAATAGCTCGCCCCGGAGCCAAGAGGAAG TTGTCAGGAGAGCAAAATGCAGTTGAACCGAAGAAACCCAAGAGGTCAGGAGAGATGTGTGCCTTTAATAAAGAACTGGCCCACCTAGTGGCCATGTGTGACACCAATATGCCCCTCATTGGACTCCGTTGTGAG CTGTCCAATACGGAGATTCCTCATCAGGGTGTTCAGGTGGAGGGAGACGGCTGTAGCCATGCCATACgtattttaaa AATTCCACCTTGTAAGGCAGTAGGTGAAGAAACGAGAAAGGCACTAGAGCGCACCCTTCTGGACTGCACCTTCAGATTACAGGGCCGAAATAATCGCACTTGGGTGGCCGAATTAATTTTCGCCAGTTGCCCTCTTAACGGTACATCTAATAAAGAGCAAG CTTCCATGCGGCATGTCTACCTGACGTATGAGAGCCCGCTGTCCGAGCCAGTGGGTGGCAGGAAGGTGGTGGAGATGTTCTTAAATGACTGGAACAGCATAAGTAAACTGTATGAATGTGTGCTGGAATTTTCACGCTCCTTAACCG AAATGCCATCGTATTTAAGCCTGTTCTCAGAGATACGGCTGTATAATTATCGGAAACTGGTCCTGTGTTACGGCAACACAAAAGGGAGCTCG GTTACAATACAGTGGAACTCAGTGACCCAGCGCTATCATCTGTCCCTGGGGACTGTGGGGCCAAATTCAGGATGTAGCAACTGTCACAACATCATTCTTCACCAACTTCAAGAGATGTTCAACAAAACACCCAATGTAGTACAACTTCTACAG GTGCTCTCAGATACTCAAGCTCCTCTGAATGCCATCAACAAGCTACCCACCGTGCCCATGCTGGGCCTCACCCAAAGGACCAACACAGCTTATCAATGCTTCTCCATCCTGCCCCAGTCGCCCACTCATATCCGCCTGGCCTTCCGCAACATGTACTGCATTGACATATATTGCCGTAGCAGAGGTGTGGTGGCCATCCGCGATGGCGCATACAGTCTCTTTGACAACACCAAGATAGTGGAAGGTTTCTATCCTGCCCCTGGACTAAAG ACGTTCTTGAACATGTTTGTGGACAGTAACCAGGATGCCCGCAGACGGTCTGTCAATGAGGACGACAACCCTCCCTCCCCCATAAGCATGGAGGACAACTTCATGCCCCACACACAGACGCAGCCTCCGGGCAGAGGTGTATACCCGCCCCTCACATCTCCCCCCAACCCGTACCACGTTCCTCCCTCGCCTTCCATGATGGCAACACAATCTCCAG GGAACATCCATGCAGCCAATTCCCCTAGCGGAGCTCTGCGGGCCCCTTCTCCCTTCGGGCCCACCCCTTCTCCCTCCTCCCTGGGCATTTCTATGGGGCAGACCTCCAACTTTGCAAGCCCGCATG GAACTCTTGATCCCAGTTCACCATACACAATGGTGTCTGCTAGCCCAAGGGTTGGCAACTGGCCGTTGTCCCCGCAGGTCTCCGGACCATCCCCTGGGGCACGGATCCCGGGCATGTCACCAGGCAACCCTTCTTTGCACTCACCCATTCCAGATGCATCCCACTCGCCAAGAGCTGGAACCA GTTCCCAGGGCATGCCAACCAATATGCCTCCACCCCGCAAACTACCCCAGCGTTCCTGGGCCGCATCTATTCCAACCATCCTTACCCACAGTAAACTGCATGTGCTGCTTCTGCCTTCACCCATGCCGTGCCCAGTGCCAGGGCTGGCGGGCAGCTACCTCTGCTCACCTTTGGAACGCTTCCTGGGTTCTGTCATCATGAGACGTCACCTACAGAGAATCATCCAATTAGAACCAAAT CTCACTATCGTAAACTCCAACGAACCAGGTGTgatcatgtttaaaacagaagTGCTTAAGTGTAGAGTGGCTTTAAACCCCAAGTCCTACCAGACGCTGCAGCTGAAGGTCACCCCAGAAAACACTGGACCCTGGTCACAAGAGGAACTGCAGGTTCTAGAGAAGTTCTTTGAAACCAGG GTTGCTGGACCACCATTTAAATACAACACACTAAACGCCTTCACAAAGTTGTTGGGGGCTCCTACAAATATACTCCGAGACTGTGTTCGAATTATGAAACTGGAGTTG ttcCCAGACCAGGCTACTCAGCTGAATTGGAATGTGCAGTTTTGTCTGACTATCCCACCCAGCGCTCCTCCCATTGCCCCACCAGGAACCATCGCTGTCGTACTCAAGACCAAAATGCTGTTCTTT CTCCAGTTGACCCAAAGGATGCCAGGACCACAGGAGCCCATCAACATCATAGTGCCCATTGTGTATGATATGGCCACTGGACTGACCCAACAGGCCGATATTCCCCGTCAGCATAGCTCATCTGGGGCCGCGGCCCTGATGGTCAGCTCCATCCTCAGGAGGTTCAATGAGCACCATCCTCCACGAGCAG GAGAGTGCACAATATTTGCAGCGGTTCATGAACTCATGGCTAATCTCACACTGAACCCAGGTGGACGGCCATAA
- the si:ch211-218d20.15 gene encoding uncharacterized protein si:ch211-218d20.15 isoform X2, whose amino-acid sequence MAAVSLTDPLCKPCSYNSYFKVEVYVRKPLMPIHLSSDQVGLEMLCLCSQLDLLIRAQVHQLKQDTSPEDFPCFQKEGAELIYQMNQCLEHLSEPVLLEDYLDAVGLSTLFPRVEVYIIHGSSVDMLERPPSDEYFPHIGKLNQLLVLSQQLDEDIKHLGSHKYVAHQLSAIYQVLNTIKNILPLCTIRKDIEANFKQLKMALIKEEGSKLEPQLPAQYASWVSDLTRNLISTVLSLSEELTGDLSPVMEFISNISS is encoded by the exons ATGGCAGCTGTAAGTCTGACGGATCCGCTTTGCAAACCTTGTTCatacaattcatattttaaag TTGAGGTGTATGTGAGGAAGCCCTTGATGCCCATCCATCTGAGCAGTGATCAGGTGGGGCTGGAGATGCTGTGTCTCTGCAGCCAACTGGACCTTCTGATTAGAGCTCAGGTCCATCAG CTCAAACAAGACACAAGCCCAGAGGACTTTCCTTGTTTTCAAAAGGAAG GGGCTGAATTGATATATCAGATGAATCAGTGTCTTGAGCATCTTTCTGAACCTGTTCTTCTTGAG gattATCTGGATGCTGTAGGATTATCCACCCTGTTTCCTCGAGTGGAAGTTTATATCATACATGGCAGCTCTGTTGACATGTTGGAAAGACCACCATCAGATG AATATTTTCCACACATTGGGAAATTGAACCAGCTCTTGGTACTCAGTCAGCAGTTAGATGAAGACATCAAGCATCTGGGCAGTCATAAATATGTAGCACATCAGCTGTCAGCAATTTAT CAAGTGCTCAACActatcaaaaacattttaccaTTATGCACCATAAGAAAGGATATTGAGGCAAACTTCAAGCAATTGAAGATGGCTCTTATTAAAGAGGAGGGCTCTAAGCTGGAGCCTCAGTTGCCAGCACAGTATGCAAGCTG GGTGTCCGATTTAACACGAAATTTAATATCAACAGTGTTATCACTCTCAGAAGAACTCACAGGAGACCTCAGTCCTGTCATGGAATTCATCTCTAACATTTCTTCATAA